One window of the Terriglobales bacterium genome contains the following:
- a CDS encoding TonB-dependent receptor: MSNPFRRVLMFLFAIVIFGGQLLFADVTAGVVGTVVDPSGAAVPNATVVLKNAATGLERRAITNSSGNYEFISVPVGERYSLEVEAPGFGRKVQTGIKLVVNQTYKADFKLAIGAVTQSVEVTGSATQVDTTNTQLGDVIEDKKMTTLPLNGRSYIDLLGLQAGVVPISSDATSNDRLVSGNLSSGNVSVNGQREAANSFLVNGGDVEEGVNNGASIIPTLDSIQEFRLLTSSFNAEYGRFSGAIVNVLTKSGTNEIHGSGYEFLRNDKLDARSFFDPERGVLRRNQFGGTLGGPILKNKLFVFGDYQGSREARGVSSGLIVVPSQLERTGNFSDLGTTGFSQFVCPTDADPNNPCVVRGSDTNQTNFPIVLGKRLGYSVHSGEPYWFPGCTTTIQCVFPGAAGPIIPEAAWSPVAKATLKFIPTPTGSQGGQPFFSSAAEKSNLRDDKWGLKVDLNTAHFGNWSYYYHFDDANYLSPYPAFTSNVPGFAAATVSRAQQIAVGNTFIINPNTVNELRLNYTRFAFLKNKPVGGLGKVTDFGYVEGGLGVIPSNPATEGVAPISFNQLGLSFGLPDGTTGQYNNTYQISDNFSKVMGNHTLKFGGDVRYLQINERNTYTSNGWFSFSGSETGNDFADFLLGAPDFFNQSSRQFLDSRTKYFGLYAQDTFKVRSDLTLNYGLRWDVSQPYYDTKNRIQTFVPGQQSTVYPDAPKGFVFPGDAGVPSTLAPTQYTRFAPRVGIAYSPSASEGLLGKIFGGPGKTSIRVGGGLYYTAIEDLTLFNEVGDPPFGLFYISPVPVYLEEPYKARTSQDPGQRFPFTIPAPGATGIWGKYLPIATAPTFKTTNKLPYAGHFNLTIQREVARSAVLTVGYVGSVGRHLLSTIESNPGNPATCLQVAAVMPTGQGCGPFGEDTIYVLPSGQHVNGTRPFSVTSGRGLANGQLDFQSNNYEATVANSSYNALQASLEKRLGNLRLLGAYTWSKSLDNSSGFFDTINPFFPSASRALSTFDVSHNFVISYSYDLPFTRSTHGFRGKALSGWMLSGITRFTTGFPVTLSEGDDNSLCGCGGADVPNYNGQSIHFQDPRASASHQFFSTSPFTPENIGVAGNSRRRFFHGPGINNWDLALHKNTAITERTALEFRAEFFNVFNHAQFTFSSSSGDIASSNFGQVTGARDGRIGQIALKLSF; this comes from the coding sequence TTGAGCAACCCGTTCCGCAGAGTTCTGATGTTCCTTTTCGCGATTGTGATCTTCGGCGGACAACTTCTTTTCGCTGATGTTACCGCTGGAGTGGTGGGTACCGTCGTGGATCCGAGCGGCGCTGCCGTTCCCAATGCGACGGTCGTCCTGAAGAATGCGGCCACCGGACTCGAACGTCGGGCGATCACGAACTCGAGCGGCAATTACGAGTTCATCTCTGTTCCAGTAGGTGAAAGATACAGTCTTGAAGTCGAGGCGCCGGGCTTCGGCCGCAAAGTTCAAACCGGAATCAAACTCGTCGTGAACCAGACGTATAAGGCTGACTTCAAGCTTGCAATCGGCGCCGTAACCCAAAGTGTCGAAGTGACTGGCTCTGCGACCCAGGTGGACACCACCAACACGCAGCTTGGAGACGTGATTGAAGATAAAAAGATGACTACCCTGCCGCTGAATGGCCGCAGCTACATTGACCTGCTGGGGCTGCAGGCGGGCGTAGTTCCTATTTCTTCTGACGCGACGAGTAATGATCGGCTGGTTTCCGGCAATTTGAGTTCCGGCAACGTTTCCGTCAATGGACAACGAGAAGCTGCCAATTCGTTTCTGGTAAATGGCGGCGACGTGGAGGAGGGCGTTAACAACGGCGCTTCCATTATTCCTACCCTAGACTCGATTCAGGAATTCCGCCTGCTCACCAGCTCGTTCAACGCCGAGTATGGACGGTTTTCGGGCGCCATTGTTAACGTTTTGACCAAGAGTGGCACCAACGAAATTCACGGCTCTGGCTATGAATTCCTGCGCAATGACAAACTGGACGCGCGGAGTTTCTTTGATCCGGAGCGCGGCGTTCTCCGGCGCAATCAATTCGGCGGTACCCTGGGTGGTCCCATCCTAAAGAACAAACTGTTCGTGTTCGGCGATTACCAAGGCAGCCGCGAGGCGCGCGGAGTGTCGTCAGGGTTGATCGTGGTTCCTTCGCAACTGGAGAGGACCGGAAATTTCTCCGATCTCGGGACTACTGGTTTTTCACAGTTCGTTTGTCCTACAGATGCGGATCCTAATAATCCGTGCGTAGTTCGTGGCAGCGATACAAACCAAACTAACTTTCCTATTGTCCTCGGCAAACGTTTGGGTTACAGCGTGCATTCCGGTGAGCCCTATTGGTTCCCCGGCTGTACCACGACTATTCAATGCGTATTTCCCGGAGCTGCAGGACCAATAATCCCGGAAGCCGCCTGGTCTCCGGTCGCCAAGGCGACGCTGAAGTTCATTCCCACCCCGACGGGCAGCCAGGGCGGACAACCGTTCTTCTCTAGCGCGGCTGAGAAGTCGAACTTGAGGGACGATAAGTGGGGATTGAAAGTTGATCTGAATACCGCGCATTTCGGCAACTGGTCGTATTACTACCACTTTGATGATGCAAACTATCTGAGCCCGTATCCGGCGTTCACCTCCAATGTGCCGGGGTTTGCTGCTGCCACAGTCTCGCGCGCGCAACAGATTGCGGTGGGCAACACCTTCATAATCAATCCGAACACGGTGAATGAATTGCGCCTCAACTACACCCGCTTTGCTTTTCTAAAGAACAAGCCAGTGGGCGGACTGGGCAAGGTCACAGACTTTGGATATGTCGAAGGTGGTTTGGGGGTTATTCCGTCGAACCCAGCGACTGAAGGCGTGGCCCCCATAAGCTTTAACCAGTTAGGTCTTTCTTTCGGCCTGCCAGATGGCACGACCGGGCAGTACAACAACACCTACCAGATCAGCGACAACTTCTCCAAGGTGATGGGGAACCATACGCTGAAGTTCGGCGGCGATGTGCGCTACCTGCAAATTAACGAGCGCAACACCTACACCTCGAACGGCTGGTTCAGTTTTTCCGGAAGCGAAACTGGCAACGACTTCGCCGATTTCCTTTTGGGGGCGCCTGATTTCTTCAATCAAAGCAGCCGCCAATTCCTGGATTCCCGCACCAAGTATTTTGGGCTCTACGCGCAGGACACCTTCAAGGTGAGGTCAGACCTGACACTCAACTACGGTTTACGTTGGGACGTGAGCCAACCCTACTACGACACTAAGAACCGAATTCAGACCTTCGTCCCGGGCCAACAATCCACGGTTTATCCAGATGCGCCGAAGGGGTTTGTTTTTCCAGGTGACGCCGGGGTCCCGAGCACGCTCGCGCCTACTCAGTACACCAGGTTTGCTCCACGTGTAGGTATTGCCTACTCGCCATCGGCTAGTGAGGGTTTGCTGGGCAAGATTTTTGGTGGCCCGGGAAAGACCAGCATTCGTGTCGGTGGTGGCCTCTACTACACCGCAATCGAAGACCTAACGCTCTTTAATGAAGTCGGCGATCCTCCCTTCGGGCTGTTTTACATCAGCCCGGTGCCGGTTTATTTGGAGGAGCCCTACAAGGCTCGCACGTCACAGGATCCCGGGCAACGCTTTCCCTTTACTATTCCGGCACCTGGAGCCACGGGAATTTGGGGCAAGTACTTGCCCATCGCAACTGCGCCTACGTTCAAAACTACAAACAAGCTTCCGTACGCCGGACACTTCAATCTGACAATCCAACGGGAGGTGGCACGGTCTGCAGTTCTTACAGTGGGGTACGTGGGATCCGTCGGCCGACACCTGCTGTCCACCATTGAGTCCAATCCGGGTAATCCCGCTACCTGCTTGCAGGTCGCTGCCGTGATGCCTACCGGCCAAGGTTGCGGACCTTTCGGGGAAGATACCATTTACGTACTGCCGAGCGGCCAGCATGTAAACGGCACTCGGCCATTTTCAGTTACGTCGGGCCGCGGACTTGCTAATGGCCAGCTCGATTTTCAGAGCAATAACTATGAGGCGACGGTCGCTAACTCCAGCTACAACGCTCTACAAGCCAGCTTGGAGAAGCGATTGGGTAACCTGCGGTTGCTTGGCGCCTACACCTGGTCGAAGTCCCTTGATAACTCATCGGGCTTTTTCGATACCATCAACCCGTTCTTTCCAAGTGCGAGCCGTGCACTCTCCACCTTCGACGTAAGTCATAACTTTGTCATCAGCTACAGTTATGACTTGCCTTTCACGAGGTCAACGCATGGATTCCGTGGGAAAGCACTTTCCGGGTGGATGCTTTCTGGGATTACGCGCTTCACCACTGGCTTCCCAGTCACCCTAAGTGAAGGTGACGACAACTCGCTTTGCGGCTGCGGCGGTGCTGACGTACCCAACTACAACGGGCAGTCGATCCACTTCCAGGACCCTCGCGCATCAGCCAGCCACCAGTTCTTTTCCACAAGCCCGTTTACTCCGGAAAATATCGGGGTTGCAGGCAATTCGCGGCGGCGCTTCTTCCATGGCCCCGGAATCAACAACTGGGACCTGGCCTTGCACAAAAACACCGCCATCACTGAGAGGACGGCGCTCGAGTTCCGAGCGGAGTTTTTCAACGTCTTCAACCATGCCCAATTCACGTTCTCGAGTTCTTCTGGTGATATTGCTTCCAGCAACTTCGGCCAAGTAACCGGGGCGCGTGATGGTCGAATTGGGCAGATAGCGTTGAAGTTGTCTTTCTAA
- a CDS encoding discoidin domain-containing protein encodes MLNRKRACKGRVRPGIARSSTTITLFAVIAVFASEIRAQTIRIDTTPSHVANVFSPPYALGTTVDRVPSNATDTFFRPDQLKQILSAGWGTISYRHNPELFVQAWHWNPKGKWSDPSGQGYFVGDSTPREMIRHSYGYSLPHRGFTRNGGTEFDGFSRLDDGNPKTYWKSNPYLAQPFTGEDDSRHPQWVVVDLGSKQDVNAIRIAWAEPYAIVYRVEYWTGDDAMDDQGRGEWKDFQRGTVEDGKGGTATLRLAPTMVLTKFVRILMSHSSGTCDAHGSDDRRNCLGYAIKELYLGTLDEKGELHDLVRHSPDQRQSLTYCSSVDPWHQPSDLYVAPDRMESGDQPGMDLFYTSGITRGLAAMMPVGMLYSTPEDAAAQITYIQRRRYPISYIEMGEEPDGQYMLPEDYGALYLQWATALHRVDPTLKLGGPVFQGVTEDIKVWTDGSGSNSWFGRFIEYLKAHGRLGDLAFMSFEHYPYDGCETPWKNLYQEPKLLTHIMQVWKDDGLPPGVPMFDTETNAHGGEAAVDIFGALWLADTFAGFLTAGGKATYYYHALPYSPPHPACANSWGTYHMFTVDQNYQIQQPTSQYYAARLITQEWVEPKDAEHRLFAAASDVKDSEGHVLVTAYAVLRPDQQWSLMIINKDYDNPHAVRAVFHDGDTGIEQRFAGEITMLNFGKAQYQWHAARKKGFADPDNPPLQTTKTVTGDTLYSLPPASITILRGRIEPISQAH; translated from the coding sequence TTGCTGAATAGAAAAAGAGCCTGCAAAGGGCGAGTCAGACCTGGGATCGCGCGGTCTTCAACCACCATTACTCTTTTTGCCGTAATTGCGGTCTTTGCGTCCGAGATCCGCGCCCAAACCATCCGTATTGATACAACTCCCAGCCACGTTGCCAATGTATTCAGCCCGCCGTACGCGTTGGGTACGACCGTAGATCGGGTCCCCAGCAACGCTACGGACACTTTTTTCCGCCCCGACCAGCTTAAGCAGATCTTGTCCGCAGGTTGGGGGACCATCAGCTACAGGCATAACCCTGAGCTATTCGTGCAGGCATGGCACTGGAATCCCAAAGGGAAGTGGAGCGACCCTTCCGGACAAGGTTATTTTGTAGGCGATTCGACCCCTCGGGAGATGATTCGCCACTCCTATGGTTATTCCTTGCCCCACCGGGGCTTCACTCGCAATGGCGGAACAGAGTTTGACGGCTTCTCCCGTCTGGATGACGGGAACCCGAAAACCTATTGGAAAAGCAATCCTTATTTAGCACAGCCATTCACCGGGGAAGATGACTCACGTCATCCGCAATGGGTGGTGGTTGATTTGGGCAGCAAGCAAGACGTGAATGCGATCCGCATTGCGTGGGCTGAACCCTATGCAATTGTTTACCGAGTTGAATACTGGACTGGCGATGACGCCATGGACGACCAGGGCCGTGGAGAGTGGAAGGACTTTCAACGCGGCACGGTTGAAGATGGAAAAGGTGGAACGGCAACACTGCGGCTTGCTCCGACGATGGTTCTAACCAAGTTCGTGCGTATTCTCATGAGTCACTCTTCGGGCACTTGCGACGCCCATGGCTCGGACGATCGGCGTAACTGCCTGGGCTATGCGATCAAGGAACTTTATTTGGGCACGCTCGACGAAAAAGGCGAGTTGCACGACTTGGTGCGTCACTCCCCTGACCAGCGCCAGTCGCTCACTTACTGCTCGTCAGTGGACCCATGGCACCAACCTTCGGATCTCTACGTTGCACCTGATCGAATGGAATCCGGAGACCAGCCCGGCATGGACCTTTTCTATACGAGCGGCATCACGCGTGGCCTGGCCGCCATGATGCCGGTAGGAATGCTTTACAGCACGCCCGAAGATGCCGCCGCGCAGATCACGTACATCCAAAGGCGCAGGTACCCCATTTCGTATATCGAAATGGGCGAAGAACCCGATGGCCAATACATGTTGCCCGAGGATTATGGGGCCTTGTATCTGCAGTGGGCGACAGCCTTGCACCGCGTGGATCCAACCCTGAAACTCGGAGGCCCGGTGTTCCAAGGCGTGACGGAAGACATTAAGGTTTGGACGGATGGCAGCGGCAGCAACTCTTGGTTCGGCCGCTTTATCGAGTACCTGAAAGCGCATGGGAGGCTCGGGGACCTGGCATTCATGTCTTTTGAGCACTATCCGTACGACGGTTGTGAGACGCCGTGGAAGAACCTTTATCAGGAACCAAAATTGCTGACTCACATCATGCAGGTATGGAAAGACGACGGACTGCCGCCCGGTGTCCCGATGTTCGATACCGAAACCAATGCGCACGGCGGGGAAGCCGCCGTGGATATTTTCGGAGCGCTATGGCTGGCTGACACGTTTGCTGGCTTTCTGACTGCGGGTGGGAAAGCGACCTACTATTATCATGCGCTGCCGTACTCTCCGCCCCATCCCGCCTGCGCCAACAGTTGGGGAACGTATCACATGTTCACCGTAGATCAGAACTACCAGATCCAGCAGCCTACTTCTCAGTATTATGCTGCCCGTCTAATTACCCAGGAGTGGGTAGAGCCAAAAGATGCCGAGCACCGGCTTTTTGCAGCCGCTAGCGACGTCAAAGACTCAGAAGGACATGTCCTGGTGACTGCATACGCTGTCTTGCGCCCGGACCAACAGTGGTCCCTGATGATCATCAATAAGGATTATGACAACCCGCACGCGGTTCGCGCCGTGTTCCACGATGGCGATACAGGCATCGAGCAGCGGTTTGCTGGTGAGATTACGATGCTCAACTTTGGCAAAGCGCAATATCAATGGCACGCTGCCAGGAAGAAGGGGTTTGCGGACCCCGATAATCCGCCACTGCAGACCACGAAAACTGTGACTGGGGATACTCTTTACAGCTTGCCACCCGCATCCATTACGATTCTCCGCGGACGAATTGAACCTATCTCGCAGGCCCACTAG